The DNA window ATTATCCAGGGGATCAAGAGTTACGAGGAAACCCAGGAAACCATGGCTTTGCTTAAGATTCTTGCCCTTGGGAGTCGTCAGATTGAAGAAGGCAAAGTCGTTTCCGCAACTGAAGCAATAAACCGTCTTCGTGAAAAAAAGGAATCGATCTCGTGAGTTTCACAGTTCTGCTCACTGAAGACGCTGCCGCTGACCTTAAAGACGTTTACACATACATATCAGAACACGACTCGGCAAACAATGCGGAGCATGTGCTTGATGAGTTCGAGAAAAAATTTGTCAGCTTGAGCGAATTGCCGGAGCGGGGAGTGTACCCAAAAGAACTTCTGGCTTTGGGAATTCGTGATTATCGGGAGATTTTCTTTAAGCCTTATCGCATCATCTGTCGGATTGTCAAAGCAAATGTCTCTATCTACCTCATTGCTGATGGTCGCCGTGATATGCAAACGCTCCTCCAGCGCAGGTTGCTGGGGGGGCTGTAAAGAGGTCGTCAATCCCAGACAATTTCACATCCCGGTGGGATTGGGTTTCAAAAGATTTCCACCGGCGGTTGCAAGTTTGGTCAGTCAAATAATGAAAACTTGAGATTACATGATTCCGAAGCCGATGTGTATCAAGAAATAGCAGTATGGGGATTCTCGAAAGAGTATAAAACACTGGACGTCTAACAATTTCCCACCATCAGAAAAGTCAACCTGTCCTTTTCATGAAAAGTGAGGATAATTCCAAGCAGAGGAGTCAATTGGGGACGTCCATAGTGCGGCCGGGCAAGGTTGCATATTCCAGCGGGTGCGAAGTCCGCTCCGGAAGGGCGAGCCACCCACCGGGTAGCGAGTCCTTTGGACTGTGGCGGGGGTAACCCCGGCGGTAGAGGAGAGGTGGCCCGGCAAAGAGGTTGCCGTTCATGTCGTAAACATAGCGGGCGTTAAATAAATCCGTCCCCTTTGTTCTTCCTTTATTCCCTTTGTTCCGTCCCTTTGTTCCGTCCCTTTGTTCCTGTCCCCTTTGTTCCTATTAAAAAAAAAGGACTTTGTTGTCCCCCAAACTGAGAGTTTCATATAAAAGTTAAAGGTGTTATCCGATCAAAATGTACCGCCGCTTCAAGTACTTTAGGCTCTTTTCTCGAAGCGCAATTCCGGTGTCAAAGTAAAATCCGCCGGGATCAGGTTGCCTGACCTTATGGAAGTTTTTCCAAGGCTTTTTTTAATGGGCAGCCGCTGGGCGTCTCAAGGCCTTCTCTATATGCCTGAAGCAATTCGACTGACCGGCTTGCCAGCATTCTTCTGATTTCCCTGCGTTTTCCTTTTATCCTGGGAATCCTCATGGACTCATACGCCGTTGTTTGATGCCTCATCCAGGCTGTCACCGCTTTTTCCGCGCGCTCCGCAACAGGGATCATGGCCGTTCGGGCCACCGTTCCGCTGCCGACCGGGGTCGCATGAAGGGTAATCGCCGCGGCCATCTTCTTTTCCAAATCGCGGTATCGCGGGGCAAAGGCGAGGAAGGCGCGAACTTGCCGGCAAAAATCCATTTCGTATTCGGCCTGTTTTTTTTCCCTGCGCAGGCGTCCGCTTTCAAGTTTCTTTTTGTACGTTTCCGTGGAGCGAAGGGCCGCAACCTCGTGCCTGGCCGCCGCAATCGTTGTCGCCGGCGCCCAGATGCCCATGGAAATGATGCGCCGCCCCATTTTGCGGTGTACTCGTCGGAAAAGGCCTTTGGCCGTGACTTTTTTCGTGACGGCGGCATCGCCGGCCGGAAGGAACTCCCATCCTTCGGGGACAGGCAATGTTTCGGCCGTTTCATCGCTGACGGCAGCGGGTACCCCCGGTTGTACGCTGTTATTTTTCTGT is part of the Desulfobulbaceae bacterium DB1 genome and encodes:
- a CDS encoding antitoxin, Phd family protein — encoded protein: MRLSDQIKPISYLKAHAAEIIRNFDDNGDPLIITQNGEAKVIIQGIKSYEETQETMALLKILALGSRQIEEGKVVSATEAINRLREKKESIS
- a CDS encoding plasmid stabilization protein, with product MSFTVLLTEDAAADLKDVYTYISEHDSANNAEHVLDEFEKKFVSLSELPERGVYPKELLALGIRDYREIFFKPYRIICRIVKANVSIYLIADGRRDMQTLLQRRLLGGL